In a genomic window of Paroedura picta isolate Pp20150507F chromosome 14, Ppicta_v3.0, whole genome shotgun sequence:
- the GPR19 gene encoding putative G-protein coupled receptor 19: MLMHELSPSTQRVTMLLACDMENPGAAFLTPTPGLLQQSDQATETSSPLMHYETTQLPRARALETNVTALQYKLTPGEIIAASLLFGILWLLSVFGNSLVCLVIHRSRRTQSTTNYFVVSMACADLLLSVGSTPLVLLQLASGRWTLGSMMCKLVRYLQYLTPGVQIYVLLSICVDRFYTIVYPLSFKVSREKAKKMIAVSWLFDAALVSPVFFFYGSGRDRHCNFFPPPSWDGAVYSVVHLLVAFLIPSALIVLFYQKVIKYIWRIGTDGRTVRRTMNIVPRTKVKTIKMFLTLNLLFLLSWLPFYVVQLWHPSETDSRKSSLVFMSVTWLSFCSSASKPTLYSVYNANFRRGMKETFCMSSMKCYRSNAYTITTSSRIAKRNYVGISEIPAPAKTISKDSVYDSFDREAKEKKLAWPIHSNPPNTFV; encoded by the exons ATGCTAATGCATGAATTAAG CCCTTCAACGCAAAGGGTGACTATGTTGCTTGCTTGCGACATGGAAAACCCCGGCGCTGCTTTTCTCACCCCGACACCGGGGCTGCTGCAGCAGAGCGACCAGGCCACCGAGACCTCCAGCCCGCTGATGCACTACGAAACAACTCAATTACCTCGGGCACGTGCGCTGGAGACCAATGTCACAGCCTTGCAGTACAAACTGACGCCGGGGGAAATCATAGCAGCCAGTCTGCTTTTCGGAATTCTGTGGCTACTTTCCGTCTTTGGAAACTCCCTCGTTTGCCTGGTCATCCACCGGAGTAGAAGGACCCAGTCGACCACAAACTACTTTGTGGTCTCCATGGCCTGTGCCGACTTGCTCCTCAGCGTGGGGAGCACCCCACTGGTGCTCCTGCAGTTGGCCTCTGGCCGGTGGACCCTCGGGAGCATGATGTGCAAGCTCGTTCGATATCTCCAGTACCTCACTCCCGGCGTCCAGATCTACGTGCTGCTCTCCATCTGCGTGGACCGATTCTACACCATCGTCTACCCCCTCAGCTTCAAGGTGTCTCGGGAAAAAGCCAAGAAGATGATTGCCGTCTCTTGGCTCTTCGATGCCGCCCTGGTGTCTCCCGTGTTCTTCTTTTACGGATCGGGACGGGATCGGCATTGcaacttcttccctcccccttcctgggaCGGGGCCGTCTACAGCGTCGTCCACCTGCTAGTGGCTTTCCTGATCCCGTCCGCGCTGATCGTTCTCTTCTACCAAAAAGTCATCAAGTACATTTGGAGGATAGGCACGGATGGCCGGACAGTCCGGAGGACCATGAACATCGTTCCGAGGACAAAAGTGAAAACGATCAAGATGTTCCTCACGTTAAATTTGCTCTTTCTGCTCTCGTGGCTCCCCTTTTACGTGGTCCAGCTTTGGCACCCCTCCGAGACGGACTCCAGGAAGAGCTCTTTGGTTTTCATGTCGGTCACTTGGCTCTCCTTCTGCTCGTCCGCCTCCAAGCCGACCTTGTACTCGGTGTACAATGCAAACTTCCGGAGAGGCATGAaggagaccttctgcatgtcctCCATGAAATGCTACCGCAGCAACGCCTACACCATCACCACCAGCTCCAGGATAGCCAAACGGAATTATGTGGGGATATCCGAAATCCCCGCCCCGGCCAAAACAATTTCTAAAGACTCGGTATATGACTCCTTTGACAgagaagcaaaagagaaaaagCTCGCCTGGCCCATTCATTCAAACCCGCCCAACACCTTCGTCTAA